In the genome of Streptomyces globosus, one region contains:
- a CDS encoding extracellular solute-binding protein, producing the protein MKRKLIAAVGVAGMMAGVAACGNGGDDKGTADAGGAKEITVWVMDGSAPKAWIDEVNKEFSAKHPGVTVKVEVQAWKGIQEKVTTALSESTPPDVLELGNTQTAGYAVTGGLADLTKDKGGLGADAWPKSMLESAEYEGKLYSAPWYAANRVVVYDKKAFEKAGVTPPKTRDEWIAGLDKLKAADPNTQPIYLPGQSWYVLAGLIWDEGGELAVKDGGKWKGGLGTPQAASAMEFYKKLQSYSTAPKDKDEATPQQSTDVVPKGGVASWIGLGWEAGGAEKALKDAGKEADFGYFPIPGKTADKPGTVFLGGSNLAVAERSKNKELAKEWLALATGKDQMTKYAAEVKGSLLPNQAAANFTPAPGSFAEAMGKAGVNGRITPVTPGWANVETEPNPLKEFMTKVLKGEDPAKAGAEADKEIANRINK; encoded by the coding sequence GTGAAGCGCAAGCTCATCGCGGCGGTCGGTGTCGCGGGCATGATGGCCGGTGTCGCCGCGTGTGGCAACGGTGGCGACGACAAGGGCACGGCCGACGCGGGCGGCGCCAAGGAGATCACCGTCTGGGTGATGGACGGCTCCGCACCCAAGGCCTGGATCGACGAGGTCAACAAGGAGTTCTCGGCCAAGCACCCCGGTGTCACGGTCAAGGTCGAGGTCCAGGCGTGGAAGGGCATCCAGGAGAAGGTGACGACCGCCCTCTCCGAGAGCACCCCGCCGGACGTGCTGGAGCTCGGCAACACCCAGACCGCGGGCTACGCCGTCACCGGCGGCCTCGCGGACCTCACCAAGGACAAGGGCGGCCTCGGCGCCGACGCCTGGCCGAAGAGCATGCTGGAGTCCGCCGAGTACGAGGGCAAGCTGTACTCGGCCCCGTGGTACGCCGCCAACCGCGTCGTCGTCTACGACAAGAAGGCCTTCGAGAAGGCGGGCGTCACCCCGCCGAAGACCCGCGACGAGTGGATCGCCGGCCTGGACAAGCTGAAGGCCGCGGACCCGAACACGCAGCCCATCTACCTGCCCGGCCAGAGCTGGTACGTCCTGGCCGGCCTGATCTGGGACGAGGGCGGCGAGCTCGCCGTCAAGGACGGCGGCAAGTGGAAGGGCGGGCTCGGCACCCCGCAGGCCGCCTCCGCGATGGAGTTCTACAAGAAGCTGCAGTCCTACTCCACCGCCCCCAAGGACAAGGACGAGGCCACCCCGCAGCAGTCCACCGACGTCGTCCCCAAGGGCGGGGTCGCCTCCTGGATCGGCCTCGGCTGGGAGGCCGGCGGTGCCGAGAAGGCGCTGAAGGACGCGGGCAAGGAGGCCGACTTCGGCTACTTCCCGATCCCCGGCAAGACCGCCGACAAGCCCGGCACCGTCTTCCTGGGCGGCTCGAACCTCGCCGTCGCCGAGCGCTCCAAGAACAAGGAGCTCGCCAAGGAGTGGCTGGCCCTGGCCACCGGCAAGGACCAGATGACCAAGTACGCCGCCGAGGTCAAGGGCTCGCTGCTGCCGAACCAGGCCGCCGCCAACTTCACCCCGGCCCCGGGCTCCTTCGCCGAGGCCATGGGCAAGGCCGGCGTCAACGGCCGCATCACCCCGGTCACCCCGGGCTGGGCCAACGTCGAGACCGAGCCGAACCCGCTCAAGGAGTTCATGACGAAGGTCCTGAAGGGCGAGGACCCGGCCAAGGCGGGCGCCGAGGCCGACAA
- a CDS encoding carbon starvation CstA family protein, with protein sequence MTPKSIAVWVLVALAGAAGWAVLALSRGEEVSAAWLLAAALGSYAIGYRFYARFIAHRVLKVDKTRATPAERLDNGVDFHPTDRRVLFGHHFAAVAGAGPLVGPVLAAQMGYLPGTIWIVAGVIFAGAVQDMVTLFFSTRRDGRSLGQMARDEIGPVGGAAALVAVFAIMIILLAVLALVIVNALAHSPWGVFSIGMTIPIALFMGFYLRVLRPGRVTEVSVIGVALLLLAIVAGGWVAESSLASTFTLEKETLIIWMVAYGFVASVLPVWMLLAPRDYLSTFMKIGTIAMLALGVVIAMPTLRMPSVTEFASRGDGPVFAGSMFPFVFITIACGALSGFHALVSSGTTPKMIQKETQVRVIGYGSMLTESFVAVMAMICATIIEPGLFFAVNSPAGVVGTTVQSASQAVADFGFAVSPEYLAQAAKDVEESSLLSRTGGAPTFALGMSEIFSAVVGGVGMKAFWYHFAIMFEALFILTTLDAGTRVGRFMLQDTLGNVHKSFKDVSWKPGVWLASALVVGAWGYFLWVGVKDPLGGINQLFPLFGIANQLLAAVALAVCTTLLVKSGRLKWAWVTGVPLAWDVAVTLTASYQKIFSDDVKVGFFAQREKYQEGIEAGQVLKPAKNMDEMHTIVTNATVDGVLSALFALLILIVLLDALRTCVKAVRDPASATLSEVPWTESKIIAPAGLIATREERAELAAAGLESGGGRVKEPVA encoded by the coding sequence ATGACCCCGAAGTCGATCGCGGTATGGGTGCTCGTGGCCCTCGCCGGGGCCGCCGGCTGGGCCGTGCTCGCCCTCTCCCGCGGCGAGGAGGTCTCCGCCGCCTGGCTGCTCGCCGCGGCGCTCGGCTCGTACGCGATCGGCTACCGCTTCTACGCGCGGTTCATCGCGCACCGCGTGCTGAAGGTCGACAAGACGCGGGCCACCCCCGCCGAACGCCTCGACAACGGTGTCGACTTCCACCCCACCGACCGCCGGGTGCTCTTCGGCCACCACTTCGCCGCCGTCGCCGGCGCCGGCCCGCTGGTCGGCCCCGTCCTCGCCGCGCAGATGGGATACCTGCCCGGCACCATCTGGATCGTCGCCGGCGTCATCTTCGCGGGCGCCGTCCAGGACATGGTGACGCTGTTCTTCTCCACCCGGCGCGACGGGCGCTCGCTCGGGCAGATGGCCCGGGACGAGATCGGCCCCGTCGGCGGCGCCGCCGCCCTGGTCGCCGTGTTCGCCATCATGATCATCCTGCTGGCGGTGCTCGCGCTCGTCATCGTCAACGCCCTCGCGCACTCCCCCTGGGGCGTCTTCTCCATCGGCATGACCATCCCGATCGCCCTCTTCATGGGCTTCTACCTGCGCGTGCTGCGGCCCGGGCGGGTCACCGAGGTCTCCGTCATCGGCGTCGCCCTGCTGCTGCTCGCGATCGTCGCGGGCGGCTGGGTCGCCGAGTCCTCGCTGGCGTCGACCTTCACCCTGGAGAAGGAGACGCTGATCATCTGGATGGTCGCGTACGGCTTCGTCGCCTCCGTCCTGCCGGTGTGGATGCTGCTCGCGCCCCGCGACTACCTCTCCACCTTCATGAAGATCGGCACGATCGCGATGCTCGCCCTGGGCGTCGTCATCGCCATGCCGACCCTGCGGATGCCGTCCGTCACGGAGTTCGCCTCCCGCGGCGACGGCCCCGTCTTCGCGGGGTCCATGTTCCCGTTCGTCTTCATCACGATCGCCTGCGGCGCCCTGTCCGGCTTCCACGCCCTGGTCTCCTCCGGCACCACCCCGAAGATGATCCAGAAGGAGACCCAGGTCCGGGTCATCGGCTACGGCTCGATGCTGACCGAGTCCTTCGTGGCCGTCATGGCGATGATCTGCGCGACGATCATCGAGCCCGGGCTGTTCTTCGCGGTCAACTCCCCCGCCGGCGTCGTCGGCACCACCGTCCAGAGCGCCTCCCAGGCCGTCGCCGACTTCGGCTTCGCCGTCTCGCCCGAGTACCTCGCCCAGGCCGCGAAGGACGTCGAGGAGAGCAGCCTGCTCTCCCGCACCGGCGGCGCGCCCACGTTCGCACTCGGGATGTCGGAGATCTTCTCGGCCGTCGTCGGCGGCGTCGGCATGAAGGCGTTCTGGTACCACTTCGCCATCATGTTCGAGGCGCTGTTCATCCTGACCACGCTCGATGCCGGCACCCGCGTCGGCCGGTTCATGCTCCAGGACACCCTCGGCAACGTGCACAAGTCCTTCAAGGACGTCAGCTGGAAGCCGGGCGTGTGGCTGGCCAGTGCGCTCGTCGTCGGCGCCTGGGGGTACTTCCTGTGGGTCGGCGTGAAGGACCCGCTGGGCGGCATCAACCAGCTCTTCCCGCTGTTCGGCATCGCGAACCAGCTGCTCGCCGCGGTGGCCCTGGCTGTCTGCACGACGCTGCTGGTGAAGTCCGGCCGGCTCAAGTGGGCGTGGGTGACCGGCGTGCCGCTCGCCTGGGACGTGGCCGTCACCCTCACCGCGAGCTACCAGAAGATCTTCTCGGACGACGTGAAGGTCGGCTTCTTCGCCCAGCGCGAGAAGTACCAGGAGGGCATCGAGGCAGGGCAGGTCCTGAAGCCCGCCAAGAACATGGACGAGATGCACACCATCGTCACCAACGCCACCGTGGACGGGGTGCTGTCGGCGCTGTTCGCGCTGCTGATCCTGATCGTGCTCCTGGACGCGCTGCGGACCTGCGTCAAGGCCGTCCGCGACCCCGCGTCGGCCACGCTCTCGGAGGTCCCGTGGACCGAGTCGAAGATCATCGCACCGGCCGGGCTCATCGCGACGCGCGAGGAGCGGGCCGAACTCGCCGCGGCCGGCCTGGAATCCGGCGGCGGCCGCGTGAAGGAGCCGGTGGCATGA
- a CDS encoding Uma2 family endonuclease: MTVMTDRPHLLSDEFEALARIGAREIEGLRLEFIDGVIRSKAMPDGDHGRIIQWLTRICIQHQPELWLHQGVGIKAQEYRTGRAIPDAVLAHEDAFVGQGDWADPEPILMAVEVTSWDSDTHRRDHVEKPRAYAETGIPVYLLVDRAKCEVSVYSQPNGRRYESVHVVPYGSDIALPEPVGIALDTEPLKNWVR, from the coding sequence GTGACCGTGATGACAGACCGGCCCCACCTGCTGTCCGACGAATTCGAGGCCCTGGCGCGCATAGGCGCCCGGGAGATCGAGGGGCTGCGGCTGGAATTCATCGACGGTGTCATCAGGAGCAAGGCCATGCCGGACGGGGACCACGGGCGCATCATCCAGTGGCTCACGCGGATCTGTATCCAGCACCAGCCCGAACTCTGGCTGCACCAGGGCGTTGGGATCAAGGCGCAGGAGTACCGGACGGGGCGCGCGATCCCGGACGCCGTACTGGCACACGAGGACGCTTTCGTAGGCCAGGGCGACTGGGCCGACCCCGAACCGATCCTGATGGCTGTCGAGGTGACGTCCTGGGATTCGGACACGCATCGCCGCGACCATGTTGAGAAGCCCCGCGCTTATGCGGAGACGGGCATCCCTGTCTACCTGCTCGTCGACAGGGCCAAGTGCGAGGTGTCCGTCTACAGCCAGCCGAACGGCCGCCGGTACGAGAGCGTTCACGTCGTGCCGTACGGATCGGACATCGCCCTGCCGGAGCCCGTCGGCATTGCCCTGGACACCGAGCCACTCAAGAACTGGGTGCGCTGA
- a CDS encoding GntR family transcriptional regulator, translated as MATEGATTEPEGGAATRTARVPKYYRLKRHLLDMTETLPPGTPVPPERTLAAEFDTSRTTVRQALQELVVEGRLERIQGKGTFVAKPKVSQPLQLSSYTEDMRAQGLEPTSQLLDIGYVTADDTLAGLLKITTGGRVLRIERLRLASGEPMAIETTHLSAKRFPALRRSLAKYSSLYTALAEVYGVRLAEAEETIETSLATPREAGLLGTDVGLPMLMLSRHSLDADGEPVEWVRSVYRGDRYKFVARLRRPAV; from the coding sequence ATGGCCACCGAAGGGGCGACCACCGAGCCGGAGGGCGGGGCGGCCACTCGCACCGCGCGCGTGCCCAAGTACTACCGACTCAAGAGGCACTTGCTCGACATGACGGAAACGCTGCCCCCCGGCACGCCCGTCCCCCCGGAGCGCACGCTCGCCGCCGAGTTCGACACCTCCCGGACCACCGTCCGCCAGGCCCTCCAGGAACTCGTCGTCGAGGGCCGGCTGGAGCGCATCCAGGGCAAGGGCACCTTCGTCGCCAAGCCCAAGGTCTCCCAGCCCCTGCAACTCTCCTCCTACACGGAGGACATGCGCGCCCAGGGCCTGGAGCCCACCTCCCAGCTCCTCGACATCGGCTACGTCACCGCCGACGACACCCTCGCCGGCCTGCTGAAGATCACCACGGGCGGGCGCGTGCTGCGCATCGAGCGGCTGCGCCTGGCCAGCGGCGAGCCCATGGCCATCGAGACGACCCACCTGTCCGCCAAGCGCTTCCCCGCCCTGCGCCGGTCGCTGGCCAAGTACAGCTCCCTCTACACCGCCCTCGCCGAGGTGTACGGGGTCCGGCTCGCCGAGGCCGAGGAGACCATCGAGACCTCCCTGGCCACCCCGCGCGAGGCCGGACTGCTCGGCACCGACGTCGGCCTGCCCATGCTGATGCTCTCCCGGCACTCCCTGGACGCCGACGGCGAGCCCGTGGAGTGGGTGCGCTCGGTCTACCGCGGAGATCGTTACAAGTTCGTCGCCCGACTCCGGCGCCCCGCCGTCTGA
- a CDS encoding YbdD/YjiX family protein, translated as MSGGVRGALAKARYYVREFSGEAAYDRYVAHARSHDPDAEVMTRRAFERARTDAREGDPRGGFRCC; from the coding sequence ATGAGCGGCGGCGTCCGCGGCGCCCTGGCGAAGGCGCGGTACTACGTACGGGAGTTCTCCGGCGAGGCGGCGTACGACCGGTACGTCGCGCACGCCCGCTCCCACGATCCGGACGCCGAGGTCATGACCCGCCGCGCCTTCGAACGCGCCCGCACCGACGCGCGTGAGGGGGACCCCCGGGGCGGCTTCCGCTGCTGCTGA